The Deinococcus radiopugnans ATCC 19172 genome contains the following window.
TGGCGCACCTGCCGCAGGATCCCGAAGCCGTCGACCCTGGGCAGCGCCACCTCCAGCAGCGCCAGTTCGGGCTGAACAGCGTGAAACAGCCGCAGGGCCGTCAGGTGTTGCCAATCGGCGTCACTCAGCCGCGCCGCCCACTGCGGCTGTCGTCCCATTCCCGAGATGACCTGAGGGGGGGCCTGTAACTATCCGCCAGCAAGCCCCAGCGTCTTACCTGAAGCTTCTTGCGATGAGATGAAACGGCAGGCCTTGATCCGAGAGGGCTATCCCGACTGTACCGCAGTGATCTGGTAGTCGATCGGCTTGAAGGTGCCGTTGTTGCTGCCCTCCGCCGAGCAGGCCGTCAGACCCACCACCAGGTCCATCTCCGCACGCAGTTCCAGCGACTGTCCAGCCTGCGAA
Protein-coding sequences here:
- a CDS encoding response regulator; this encodes MGRQPQWAARLSDADWQHLTALRLFHAVQPELALLEVALPRVDGFGILRQVRQAGENPVIMLAACMDDIDRLVDLQMGTDASVIHPFPTPV